One part of the Lytechinus pictus isolate F3 Inbred chromosome 3, Lp3.0, whole genome shotgun sequence genome encodes these proteins:
- the LOC129255394 gene encoding uncharacterized protein LOC129255394 — protein MKLKAEKIEKENRELREQNICLQKRFSELTFQLNDLDQYHRRVNLEVAGVPERPGEVPERIILNIAKHISPELAASDFDVVHRLGSKRQADNRARPIIVRFTTSRARNIMYDGRRKLKTLSTKDLGYNSDGKIYLNENLIASTKELMKDLNKARRDAGYKFLWTQNGRIYVRKDEKCRPIIIHSREDFSKL, from the coding sequence ATGAAGTTGAAGGCCGAGAAGATTGAAAAGGAGAACAGAGAACTGAGGGAGCAGAACATCTGTCTTCAGAAGAGGTTCAGTGAGTTGACCTTCCAGCTTAACGATCTTGACCAGTACCACAGGAGAGTCAACTTGGAGGTGGCAGGTGTACCAGAACGACCGGGAGAGGTTCCTGAAAGGATCATACTCAATATTGCAAAACACATCAGCCCAGAGCTTGCAGCATCCGACTTCGATGTGGTTCATCGGCTGGGTTCCAAGCGCCAAGCTGATAACAGAGCCCGTCCAATCATCGTGCGATTCACCACAAGTCGTGCTCGGAACATCATGTATGATGGAAGAAGAAAGCTGAAGACCCTCAGCACAAAAGATCTTGGATACAACAGCGATGGCAAGATCTACCTCAATGAAAACTTGATCGCTTCCACTAAGGAGCTAATGAAAGATCTCAACAAGGCCCGCCGAGATGCCGGATACAAGTTCTTGTGGACCCAGAATGGCCGAATCTATGTAAGGAAGGATGAGAAGTGTCGacccatcatcattcattccaGAGAGGACTTTTCCAAACTGTAG